A genome region from Bacteroidota bacterium includes the following:
- a CDS encoding DUF4296 domain-containing protein: protein MKNFQFTGCVILFLIIGCSSPEKKEIPSSKFADIYIDLILAEGMREPIDSLLLKSNDEVSDSIFQKHKVTVGQIKLTIDNYNKDINKWKEFYKIVIEKLKHLQPTESN, encoded by the coding sequence ATGAAAAACTTCCAATTTACCGGTTGCGTTATTTTATTTTTAATAATAGGATGCAGTAGCCCTGAGAAAAAAGAAATCCCCAGTTCTAAATTCGCAGACATCTACATTGATTTGATATTAGCAGAAGGGATGCGTGAACCTATCGATTCACTGTTATTAAAAAGTAATGATGAAGTTTCCGATAGCATTTTCCAAAAGCATAAAGTAACCGTAGGGCAAATTAAATTAACTATCGATAATTACAATAAGGACATTAACAAGTGGAAAGAATTCTACAAAATAGTTATTGAAAAATTAAAACACCTCCAGCCAACTGAATCGAATTAA
- the glnA gene encoding type I glutamate--ammonia ligase — MQMEKNIIQNTEKIIKDNNIKFIDLKTIDLIGKLHHISVPYEAGLLENLLEEGIGFDGSSYGFSKVEQSDMILIPDFASAVVDPFRTAPTLSVLTEIHLTDSNKTRFNQDGRFIAQKAEKYLSDTGIADSSLWGPEFEFYIFSKVEFDTRTALSFYKIEHQEEFFANAYHAANPFDIYDDFRDEASLLFKQMGIDVKYHHHEVGERGQQEIEIQFDSLLAISDKIVLAKYLLFNLARKHNIFITFMPKPMFQQAGNGLHAHQYLLKKGKNIFYGKDRYGNLNELALSYIGGLLKHAPALCAFTNPSTNSYKRLVPGFEAPVAITFGKANRSAAIRIPSYVKNPDEARFEYRPPDATANPYMLMSAMLMAGLDGIKNKIDPIKEGLGPIDTNVYDNKHNVKFLPKNLEEALDALKEDNEFLKQGDVFTDDLIQQWIKTKQHDIKSIATMPHPYEYKMYFNL; from the coding sequence ATGCAAATGGAAAAAAACATAATTCAAAATACTGAAAAAATTATAAAAGATAACAATATTAAATTCATAGATTTAAAAACTATTGATTTAATCGGAAAATTGCATCATATCAGCGTTCCGTATGAGGCAGGACTTCTTGAAAATTTGTTGGAAGAAGGAATAGGATTCGATGGATCGAGCTACGGTTTTTCGAAAGTCGAACAAAGCGATATGATTTTAATTCCCGATTTTGCATCTGCTGTAGTTGACCCGTTCAGGACTGCTCCAACTCTGAGCGTCTTAACTGAAATACATCTTACTGATTCTAATAAAACACGCTTCAATCAGGATGGAAGATTTATTGCTCAAAAAGCAGAAAAATATTTATCCGATACCGGAATCGCTGATAGCTCATTATGGGGACCTGAATTTGAATTTTATATTTTCTCGAAGGTTGAGTTCGATACACGAACAGCTTTATCATTTTATAAAATTGAACATCAAGAAGAATTTTTCGCTAATGCTTACCATGCTGCAAATCCGTTTGATATATACGACGATTTCCGGGATGAAGCTTCGTTACTTTTTAAACAAATGGGTATAGATGTAAAATACCACCATCACGAAGTTGGTGAACGGGGACAACAAGAAATTGAAATTCAATTCGATAGTTTGTTAGCTATTAGCGATAAAATTGTTTTAGCAAAATATTTATTGTTTAATCTTGCACGCAAGCATAACATATTCATCACGTTTATGCCTAAACCGATGTTCCAGCAAGCTGGAAACGGACTACACGCGCATCAATATTTACTAAAGAAAGGTAAAAATATTTTTTACGGAAAAGATAGGTACGGCAATTTAAACGAATTGGCTCTATCGTATATCGGGGGTTTATTAAAGCACGCACCCGCTTTGTGTGCATTCACAAATCCTAGTACAAATTCCTATAAACGCTTAGTGCCGGGATTTGAAGCGCCGGTAGCCATAACATTCGGTAAAGCAAACCGGTCAGCTGCTATCCGAATTCCGTCGTATGTAAAAAATCCGGATGAAGCTCGTTTCGAATACCGCCCACCTGATGCAACTGCAAATCCATATATGTTAATGAGTGCAATGTTAATGGCTGGTCTTGATGGAATAAAAAATAAAATTGATCCTATCAAAGAGGGATTAGGTCCGATTGATACAAATGTTTACGACAATAAACACAACGTCAAGTTCCTTCCAAAAAATTTAGAAGAAGCTTTAGATGCGTTAAAAGAGGACAATGAATTTTTAAAACAAGGCGATGTTTTTACAGATGATTTGATTCAACAATGGATAAAAACAAAACAGCACGATATTAAATCGATAGCAACTATGCCCCATCCGTACGAATATAAGATGTATTTTAATTTGTAA